One genomic segment of Danio aesculapii chromosome 15, fDanAes4.1, whole genome shotgun sequence includes these proteins:
- the LOC130242042 gene encoding CD276 antigen homolog produces MENTACFLLALVVTLVPVSATQGDNNKQKNISAVLGRSVTFRCTWNLSIPVYRLYIQKFGLQPLFINGFDTDKELEVSSEYRDRTEVNKAELSMEMRNIKLSDEGLYECVVFVSTSSRDISKIYLKITAEFTTPELKSECSESDGAKKGRSCQLSCSSEGGYPVSDVMWSGLNQSRIRVLQNETAENSTSKTWSVKQTINYTCEHPINVSCDIGGSDSLTITICEAESFPLKVIVAIVFVLVFVTLLIIVCIMLFCRRRTPQPYRADPLVDGAHIPLE; encoded by the exons gtgacaacaataaacagaaaaacatcTCGGCTGTTTTGGGTCGCAGTGTTACGTTCAGATGTACTTGGAACCTCAGTATTCCTGTTTACAGATTGTACATCCAGAAATTTGGACTTCAGCCTCTGTTCATCAATGGTTTTGATACTGACAAGGAGCTGGAAGTGTCTTCTGAGTACCGGGACAGAACAGAAGTGAACAAAGCTGAGCTCAGCATGGAGATGAGAAACATCAAACTTTCTGATGAAGGACTGTATGAATGTGTTGTTTTTGTCTCAACAAGCAGTCGTGATATATCCAAGATCTATCTCAAAATCACAG CCGAATTCACCACTCCTGAATTGAAGTCCGAATGCAGCGAGAGTGACGGTGCTAAAAAGGGCCGGAGCTGTCAGCTGAGCTGCTCATCAGAGGGCGGGTACCCCGTGAGTGACGTTATGTGGTCGGGGCTTAACCAGAGCAGGATTAGAGTCCTCCAAAACGAGACTGCAGAAAATTCGACGTCCAAAACATGGAGTGTCAAACAGACCATCAACTACACCTGCGAGCATCCCATCAATGTCAGCTGTGACATAGGAGGCTCTGATTCCCTCACCATCACTATAT gtgaagcTGAATCTTTTCCTCTGAAGGTGATTGTGGCCattgtgtttgtgcttgtgtttgtCACGCTTTTAATTATTGTCTGCATAATGCTCTTCTGTAGAAGACGAACGCCACAACCATATCGCGCag ATCCTCTGGTGGACGGTGCTCATATTCCCTTAGAGTAA